Genomic DNA from Endomicrobiales bacterium:
AAAACACACATAGCAAGAAAATTAAGAAAAATAACAGGTTTATTCTTTTATAGTTCATTTAATTTAAAAGCAGGTAATTTGATGTTTTTTCAAGTAACTGCTTTTTTATTTGTGCAACACTTTCCCTTGCGGCAACACTACCTGCATCAATACACTCTCTTGAACGGTTTAACTCCATCAAGGTAACATCGCTTACCTTTGGAAAAATGTTTATATCAGAAAGTTTTAACTTTTGGTCATCAAGCTGTCTGCCTTGTATTGAAATTGCCTGAGTTAACATTGAAAAAACAGACGACACTTTATTTTTTGAAAAATCGGCACTGACACAAACCGTAATAATATAATCTGCACCCATCAGCTTTGCAATATCTGTTGGAATATTATCGGAAAGCCCGCCGTCAACAAGAAATCGATGTCTGTATTCTACAGGCGAAAAAAGGCCTGGTATTGTAGCGCTTGCGCGCGCCGCACGAGCCACATCCCCTTCTTTTAATACAACTCTCTCTCCTGTTAGAATGTCTGTTGCAATACAAGCAAAATCAACTTTCAACTCATCAAAGCGCTTTGCCCTTGTGTATTTTCCCATGTATTTTTCCATTTTCTCAGTAGAAAGCAATTTTCCTGTTATAAACAACTTCAATACACTCGGATTTGAAAAATTTGATACGTCGTTCCAACCTGTATTTTCTGCAAGCTTTTCTATACTCTCAGCAGGTGCTCCAGAAGCATACATAGCACCGACAAGCGCGCCAATACTGTTACCAACAATTATATCAATAGGTATATTTTCATCTTTAAGCACTTTTAAAACGCCAATGTGCGCAAAACCTCTCGCGCCGCCGCCGCCTAAAACAATTGCCACCTTTGGCCTTTGCGAAGGGCTAAGCATGGTAAATTTATGCCAGATATAATCGGATAGAATTTTATCATGGTCAACTGTTGATGCAAAGATGTTTTGAGGGTAAATCAACAAAAGCACAAGAAGTATTTTAGCTATTAGTTTCATGAGGAGTTTATTTATTAATTTGGTCTAATGGTTTACCAATAGCCCACTCAAGCATTGTCTTGCTCTTAAGAAGATTGCATGAAATATCTATTGTGAAAATATTGTAAAGCATGGCCGCCTCTATCTGCGTTGGCATTCTTTGAGTAATTGCTTTTTCGCGTTCAGATTTCCAAAAATTATAATCTATAAGAGCATCCCTGACTTCCAGTTCAACATTGTCTTCAATTTGTGCCCTGCGTATTTTGCCCTGACGAATTTGATGTTTTCTCTGAACAATTCTTGACAATGCAGCCCAGCCGTCAAATATTGGCCAATTGAAGTTTATTGTAGCATTCCAATTATCGTAATCAAGAGGAAATTGATAACCGCCCCACTCGTAATTAGCACCAAGGCTAATAGTAGGAAAACGCTCAGTAAGCGATAAGTTTAACCTTAACGCATCAATCTTTTCTTGAAATTGTTTTTGGTTTAATTCTGGCCTGAATTGATAGGCAAGAGCAATACACTTATTAACATCATAATCGGTACTTGCATTTTCAAGCTCACCTGCAATATCAAAAGTTGTATCTAGCTCAAGGCCAATGGTTTTTAAATAGGTTATTTTGTCTTTTTCATATTTATGTTTAAGAGTTAATAAATTGCGGGCAAGTTTATCTTTTAAAACTACCATTTCAGAAGAATAATGCTTTGATAAATTGTTATTTATTTCGTTTATTGTAAACTCGTAAGTTTTAATTTTTTTGTTACTGGCAAGTAAATCAATGAATGCAATTTTTATTTCTTTTAACGCTTTAATTTTTGCCGATTCATACTGGCCAACATACTGCGCAAGATTCGCTTTTGCAAGGT
This window encodes:
- a CDS encoding patatin-like phospholipase family protein, producing the protein MKLIAKILLVLLLIYPQNIFASTVDHDKILSDYIWHKFTMLSPSQRPKVAIVLGGGGARGFAHIGVLKVLKDENIPIDIIVGNSIGALVGAMYASGAPAESIEKLAENTGWNDVSNFSNPSVLKLFITGKLLSTEKMEKYMGKYTRAKRFDELKVDFACIATDILTGERVVLKEGDVARAARASATIPGLFSPVEYRHRFLVDGGLSDNIPTDIAKLMGADYIITVCVSADFSKNKVSSVFSMLTQAISIQGRQLDDQKLKLSDINIFPKVSDVTLMELNRSRECIDAGSVAARESVAQIKKQLLEKTSNYLLLN
- a CDS encoding TolC family protein: MKIKNLFISGLFVLIFSLQLQSAQTERVLTLQDSINFGLKNSQDLLASNEDIEVAKLRVDEARSNIFPRIDLNFNASQFDNQFPTVLAPSFNSLYLPGGKNDQYYSAKATMWQYLYAGGRYSTTLDLAKANLAQYVGQYESAKIKALKEIKIAFIDLLASNKKIKTYEFTINEINNNLSKHYSSEMVVLKDKLARNLLTLKHKYEKDKITYLKTIGLELDTTFDIAGELENASTDYDVNKCIALAYQFRPELNQKQFQEKIDALRLNLSLTERFPTISLGANYEWGGYQFPLDYDNWNATINFNWPIFDGWAALSRIVQRKHQIRQGKIRRAQIEDNVELEVRDALIDYNFWKSEREKAITQRMPTQIEAAMLYNIFTIDISCNLLKSKTMLEWAIGKPLDQINK